From the Burkholderia ubonensis subsp. mesacidophila genome, the window TGCCGGACCGGATCGAATTCGTCGACGCGTTCCCGAAGACGCCCGTCGGCAAGATCGACAAGCGCGCGCTCCGCGAGCGCGTCGCCGCGCAGTTGAGCGCGTCGGCATGACACATACGCGCGGGCGGCACGCATCGCCCGCGCATCGAATCATTCAACAGCACTCCATCATGGCCATTCCAAAGATTCCTTCCTACCCGATGCCGGCCGAGCTGCCGGCGAACCGCGTGACCTGGGGCTTCGAGCCGCAACGCGCCGCGTTGCTCGTGCACGACATGCAGGACTACTTCCTCGATTTCTACGATCGCGACGCGGCGCCCGTGCCGGCGCTGCTGGCGAACGTGCGGCGCCTGATCGACTTCGCGCATGCGACCGGGATGCCGGTCTGCTACACCGCGCAATCGGCGGCGCAGACGCCCGAGCAGCGCGCGCTGCTGACCGACATGTGGGGCCCCGGGCTCACCGCGCACCCGTCGCGCGAAGCGATCTGCGACGCGCTCGCGCCGGCGCCGGGCGACACGGTGCTCGACAAGTGGCGCTACAGCGCGTTCCAGCGCTCGAATCTCGACATCCTGCTGAAAGAGCAGGGGCGCGACCAGCTCGTGATCTGCGGGATCTACGCGCATATCGGCTGCCTGATGACCGCGTGCGATGCGTTCATGCGGGACGTCCGGCCATTCTTCGTCGCGGATGCGCTCGCGGACTTCTCCGAGCGCGAGCATCGGATGGCGCTCGACTACGTGGCGGGGCGCTGCGGCAAGGTCGCGACCACCGGTGAGCTGGTCGGCGCGGCCGCGGGCGACGGCGCATCGCCGACGCTCGCGGACATCGCCGACCAGGTCGCGCGCAGCCTGCGGGTGCCGGCCGCCGATCTGCGCGCGGGCGACAACCTGCTCGACTGCGGGCTCGATTCGGTGCGCATGATGATGCTCGTGGAAACCTGGCGGTCCGCCGGACACGACGTCACGTTCGTGCAGCTCGCGGAGCAGCCGACGCTCGACGCGTGGACGCGTCTGCTGCAGCGCACGGCGCAGGTGGCCGCATGACGGCGCGCCCGATCCCGGACGCGCAACCGGCGCCGTTCGTCAGCACGGCCGAGCTCTCGCTGCCGCAGGCCGACCGCGTGCTGTTCAAGCTCTGCAAGCACTACGCGATCAAGGTGCCGGTGGTGTTCGACGAGCACCGCGCGACGGTCGATTTCCCGTACGGCGTCTGCCGGATGGCGCGGGCCGACGACGTGCTGAGCCTGCGCTGCGAGGCCGACGCCGCGGACAAGCTCGAACAGATCCAGTACGTGATGGACGAGCACCTGGCGCTGATGTCGCGCAATCCGCAGCTCGTCGTCGCGTGGCGCCGCGCGTGACGCGCGCGGCTCGTTTCCCGATCAACGATTTCTCGTGGCAAACCCCTTGATGGAACTCGAAGACCGACCGATGCGCGCAACGTCCGCGCAATACGGAATCTGGGTCGCGCAGCAGGTCGATCCTGACGATCCGGGCTACCTGACCGCCGAGACGATCGAGCTCGACGGCCCGCTCGATGTCGCCGCGCTGACCGACAGCGTCGAGACGGTGCTCGATCATGCTGACGCGTTGCACATGCGCTTCGCGTGGCGCGACGACGCGCTGTGGCAGCGGCGCCTGCCGCCGTGCGCGCGGCTGCCGCTCGTCGATTTCTCCTCGGAACCCGATCCCGCACAGGCCGCGCGCGCGTGGATGCGCGCGTCGCTGTCGATCTGCTGCGACGTGACGGCCGATCCGCTGTACCGCACCGCGCTGCTGCGGCTGTCGCCGACGCGGCACTGGTGGTATCTGCAGGTTCACCACATCGCGCTCGACGGTTTCGGCTACAGCCTGCTCCAGCAGGCGGTCGCCGCCCGCTACAACGCTCGCGGCGCGCTCGCGGCGCCGCCCGCGCTGCCGGACTGGCGCGTCGATCGCGTCGTCGACGCGGAGGCGCGCTACCGCGCGACCGGCGGTTTCGACGCCGATCGCGCGTTCTGGCGCGCGCACCTGCGCGACGTGCCGGCGCCGCTCGTCCTCGCGCCGCAGCAGGCGGTCGGCGCGGACGCGTTGCGCGAGACGCTCACGCTCGACGGCACTCGAGTGCATGCGTTGCGCGAAGCGGCCGAGCGGCTCGACGTCGACTGGAACGCGTGGCTGCTGTGCGCGATCGGCGTCTGGCTCGCGAAGCAGGGCGGCCAGCGCGACCTGACGCTCGGCCTACCGGTGATGAACCGTCTCGGCACGCCGGCGCTCGGCGTGCCGTGCATGGCGATGAACATCGTGCCGTTTTGCGTGCACGTCGACGCCGACCGGTCGCCGCGAGCGCTCGCGGCCGAGACGGCCGGGCGGCTGCGCGCGATCCGTCCGCACCTGTACTACCGGTACGGCTGGATTCGCGGCGACCTTGGCCTGCTGGAGCGCAACGCGTTCCTGTTCAACCAGGCGGTGAACGTGATGCCGTTCGAGCGGCAGGTTGCGTTCGACGGGCTCGCGAGCGATACGTGCGCGGTCAGCGGCGGCCCCGTGAAGGATTTGAACGTGACGGTCGCGGTGCGCGCCGGCGCGTGGCACGTCACGCTCGAGGGCAATCCGAACGCCTACGACGCGACGCGGCTCACAGCGTATGCGCGCAGCCTCGCGGACTGGCTGGATGCGTTTGCCGGACACGCGCCGGACGCACCGGTCGCGCCGCTGCTCGGCGACCTGCCGCCGCCGTCGATCCTGCGCGGCGCGCCGCTTGCCGGCCCGTTCCCCGATGTGCTCGCGCTCGTCGCCCGCATCGAGCAGGAAGCGCCGACGCGCACCGCGATCGAGGCGGGCGCGCAGCGCATCGACTACCGCACGCTGCTCGCCGACGTCGATGCGCTCGCGGCGGCGCTCGCCGCGCATGGCGTGACGCGCGGCTGCCGCGTGGCGCTCGCCGCGCCGCGCGCGCCGGACGTGATCGCGGCGATGCTCGCGGTGCTGCAGGCCGGCGCGGTGCTCGTGCCGGTCGACCCGGACGGCCCGCCGCAGCGGACCGCGGCGATGCTCGCCGACGCCGCGCCCGCGCTCGTGATCACGCGCGGCGCGTATCGCGCGTGCGCGGGCAGCCTGCCGACGCTGGATCTCGACGCGCATCGCGCGCCCGTGTCACGCAGCGCTTGCGACGTGGCACCGTGCGCCGACGCCCATCAGCCCGCGTACCTGCTCTACACGTCCGGTTCGACCGGCCGCCCGAACGGCGTGCTGGTCGGGCGCGGCGCGCTTGCGCAGTTCGTCGCGAGCACGCGCGAGCGCTATCGCGTCGGGCCCGGCGACAAGGTGCTGCAGTTCGCGCCGCTGCACTTCGACGCAAGCTTCGAGGAGATCTTCGTCACGCTGTGCAGCGGCGCGACGCTCGTGCTGCGCGACGACGCGATGCTCGATTCGGTCGACGCGTTCGCGGCCGAGGTCGAGCGGCGCGGCATCACGGTGCTCGACCTGCCCACCGCGTACTGGCACGTGCTTGCGCATGCGCTCGACGCGCGCCATGCGCAGCAGCTTCGAAAGGTGCGCCTGACCATCATCGGCGGCGAGGCCGCGCTGCCCGAGCGGATCCGGCGCTGGCGCGCGCGGTTGCCGGACCAGACGCTGCTGAACACCTACGGGCCGACCGAAGCGACGATCATCGCGACCGCTGCGTGCGTCGGCGGCCCGGGCGCGGTCTGGCAGGACGGCGAGCCGGTGCCGATCGGCACGCCGCGCGCGGGCGTCGACGCGCGGATCGTCGACGCCCGCGGGTATCCGGTCGCAGCGGGCTGTTCGGGCGAACTCGTGCTGAGCGGCGACGCGCTCGCGCTCGCGTATCTCGACAATCCGGCGCTGACGGAGGAGCGCTTCGTAATGCTGCCCGGCAGCGGCGTCCGCGCGTACCGGACCGGCGATCTCGCGACGCTGCGCGACGGCCGGCTCTGCTTCGACGGCCGCATCGACCATCAGGTGAAGATCAGCGGCGTGCGCATCGACCCGCGCGAGATCGAGGACTGGCTGCTGCGCTCGCCGGACGTGCGCGAGGCGGCGGTCGTCGCATTGCGCAGCGACGCGGGCGCGACGACGCTCGCGGCGTTCGTCGCCGGGACCGACGACATCGCCGCGCTGCGCGCGCGGCTGGCCGATGCGCTGCCGGCCGCCGCGATTCCGGATGTATGGCGCGTGCTCGACGGCCTGCCGCGCAACGCGAACGGCAAGACCGACCGCAACGCGCTGCTGCGGCTCGCGGCGCAGCGCGATGCGGCGCCGGACGACGAGCCGCAGGCCGGCGAACTGGAGCGGCGCGTGATGCGCATCTGGCGCGAGGTGCTGGGCGAGATCGCGCTCACGCCCGCATCCAATTTCTTCGACGTCGGCGGGAAGTCGCTGCAGGCGATCCAGGCGAGCGCGCGGCTCGCGGCCGAGCTGGAGCGCGACGTGCCGGTGTCGATGCTGTTCCGGCATGCGACGGTCGGCGCGCTGGCGGCCGCGCTGCAGACGCCGCTCGCGTACCGGCCGCGCACCGCGCACGACGCGTTCGCGCCGCATCTGGCGATCCACGCAGGGCGCGACGGCGGCCCGCGGCTCATCTGCCTCCATCCGGCCGACGGCCTCGCATGGAGCTATCTGCGGCTCGCCGCGCATCTCCCGGACGTCGCGCTCGACGGCCTGCAACTGTCGGTCGAGGACACCCGGCGCGCCGCGGATTTCGATGCGCTCGTCGCCACCTACGTGCAGCGCGTGCGCGCGCTCCAGCCGGACGGGCCGTACCACCTGCTCGGCTGGTCGCTCGGCGGCGCGCTCGCGCATGCGGTCGCCGCGACGCTTGCACGCGACGGCCACGCGGTCGGCCTGCTCGCGCTGATGGACAGCTATCCGGCGTCCGCATGGGAGACGCAGCCGCAGCCGACGCCGGGCGATGCGCTGCGCATCCTGCTCACGGTGAACGGCGATTTCGACACGGCCGATCTGCCCGACGACGCGCTGCGCCAGCGGCTGTTGCGGGCGAACAGCCCGTTCGCGGCGCTTGGCGCGGTGGGGCTCGAAGCGTTCGTGGACGCGACGCTGCGGCAGATGCGCCTGTTCCGCGCGGCAAGCACGCCGCGCTACGACGGCGCGCTGCTGCTGTTCAACGCGGCGCGCAAGCGGCCGGGCCTGCCAGTGCCCGACAGCTGGCGCGCCCATCTGGCGGCCGACGCGCTGACGTGCGTCGCGCTCGACTGTTCGCACGACGGGATGTCCGATCCCGAACCGATGGCGGCGATCGGCGCCGCGCTGGCGGAATGGCTCGCCTCAGCGACCGCCGCTGGCTCTTTTTGAGGAATTCGAATCGATGAATGCACAGGCAGGAATGACTTTTCCGGGTACGGTCGCCGTCGTGAGCGGCGCGGCCCAGGGCATCGGCGCAGCCGTCGCGCGCGCGCTCGCCGCGCGCGGGATCGAGGTCGCCGCGTTCGACGTCGACGGCGACGCGCTGGCGCGCCACGCGGCCGACGGCGCGGCCGATAGTGCGCCATTCAGCGCGCGGATCCATCCGTTCACGGTCGACGTCGCGGACGCGGCGGCTGTCCATGATGCGGTCGCACGCGTGGAGGAGACGGTCGGTCCGATCGGGATGCTCGCGAATGTCGCGGGCGTGTTGCGGCTCGCGGCGGCGACGTCGCTGAGCGACGCCGACTGGGCGCACTGTTTCGCGGTGAATACGCACGGGGTGTTTCACCTGTCGCGCGCGGTCGCGCAGCGGATGGTCGCGCGCCGCGCCGGCAGCATCGTGACGGTCGGCTCGAACGCGGCGCTGGTGCCGCGCATGCAGATGGCCGCTTATGCGGCGTCGAAGGCCGCCGCGCACCAGTTCACCCGCTGTCTCGGGCTCGAGCTGGCCGGGCACGGCATCCGCTGCAACATCGTCGCGCCGGGCTCGACCGACACGCCGATGCAGCGCCAGCTCTGGGACGGTCCGGCCGGCCCGGCGGGCGTGATCGCCGGTGCGCTCGACACGTATCGCACGGGCATTCCGCTCGGCCGCATCGCGGCGCCTGACGATGTCGCCGAAACGGTGCTGTTCCTGCTGTCCGACGCGTCGCGTCACGTCACGCTGCACAGCCTGTGCGTCGACGGCGGCGCGACGCTCGGCGTCTGACGGTGTTCCGCTTCCATTTTCCGGAGCTTCAACGATGAAACAGATCTCCGTCGAAATCGAACAGGGCGCGGCCGGCACCTTTGCCGAGCCGCCCCGCGACGAACGGCTGTGCGTCGGCATGCGGCTGCCGGCGCCGGACGCGCTGCGCCGCGACCTGCCGGCATCGGTCGCCGCGCGCGCGACCGTGGCAGCCGGCCGCCGGCAACTGCGCGCGATCCTCGAGCGCCGCGATGCGCGCCGCATCGTCGTCGTCGGTCCGTGCTCGATCCACGATCCGCAGGCGGCGCTCGACTATGCGCGGCGGCTCGCGCGGCTCGCGCATGCGGTGCGAGACGCGTTCTGCGTCGTGATGCGCGTGTACTTCGAGAAGCCGCGCACGACGATCGGCTGGAAAGGCCTGATCAACGACCCGGGCCTCGACGGCAGCCATCGCGTGCTGGACGGGCTGCATGCCGCGCGCCGGCTGCTCGTCGACATCAACGCGCTCGGACTGCCCGCGGCGATCGAGGCGCTCGACGTCGTCACGCCGCATTACCTGTGCGATCTCGTGAGCTGGGCCGCGATCGGCGCCCGCACGACCGAGTCGCAGGTGCATCGCGAGCTGGCGTCGGGCCTCGCGATGCCGGTCGGCTTCAAGAACGGCACCGACGGCCAGGTCGACGTGGCGGCGCACGCGATGCTGGCCAGCATGCGGCCGCATACCTTCATCGGCATCGACGGCGCCGGCGGTCCGGCGCTGCTGCACAGCGGCGGCAATCCGCATGCGCACCTCGTGCTGCGCGGCGGCCGGCACGGGCCGAACTACGACGCGGCATCGGTGGCGGTTGCCGTCGAGGCGCTGCGCGCGCAGCGCCTGCCGCCGAACGTGCTGATCGACTGCTCGCACGCGAACTGCGGCAAGCAGGCCGACCGGCAGCTCGCGGTGCTCGACGACGTCGTCGAGCAAATGTGCGCCGGCAGCGACGCGATTCGCGGCGTGATGCTCGAGAGCTTTCTCGAAGCGGGCGCACAGCCGCTCGGCGGCCCGCTGCGCTACGGCTGCTCGATCACCGACCCGTGCCTCGGCTGGGACGCGACCGAGGACGCGCTGCTGCGCGCGCGCAGCCGCTGGCTCGCGCGGGACGGCCGTGCCGGCTGACGCCGGCGTCGGCGCGCGCCTTCTTCAACCCACTACGGAATGGATATGTCCACGACTTCCGCCGAACCCCTGCAAGCGCCGGCCGACGCCGGCCCCCGTTACCTGCCGCTGCTGCTCGCGAATCTCGCGATGGTGGCCGGCACCTACGCATTCGTCGCGATCGCCGGCCCGCTGGCGCGCAGGATGAACCTTGAACCCCTGCATATCGGCGCGGTCATCGCGAGCGTCGGGCTCGTCTGGATCGCCGCCGCGCCGCGCTGGGGGCGCGCGGCGGACGCACGCGGCCGGCTGCCCGCGATGCGCGCGTCGATCGTCGGCTTCGTCGCCAGCTTTCTGCTGCTGGCCGGCTATGTCGGCTGGGCGCTGCATCGCGACGGGGCGATCATGCCGCCGGTCTGGGCGAGCTTCGTCGCGCTGCTGGCGACGCGCGCGGCGATGGGCGGCTGCTATGCCGGCCTGCCGGTCGCGGCGACCGCGTGGATCGCGGACCGGACCGCGACCACGGGGCGCGCGGCGGCGCTCGCGCGGTTCGGCGCGGCGGGGGCGGTCGGGATGGTGATCGCGCCGCCGCTCGCCGGCTGGCTGGCCGGTTACGACATGACGCTCGCGCTTGCGCTGTTCGCGCTGCTGCCGCTCGCGGGCCTGCCGGGGCTGCGCCGCTTGCGCGACGACGCACCGCGGCTCGCGCGACACGCGCCGGCGCGGCTGAAGCCGACCGATCCGCGGCTGCGCCTGCCGTGGTGGAGCGCGTTCGCGCTGTACAGCGTCGTGATGATCGCGAACAGCGCGCTCGGCTTCTACGTGATCGACCGGCTGCAGGTCGGCGCGCGCGACGCGTCGGCGGTGGTCGGCTATGCGCTCGGCAGCGCGGGCGTCGGCCTGATCGCGATGCAGTCGCTCGTCGGGCGGCTGCGGCGGGTCGCGCCGCGACAGTGGCTGCGATGGGGCGCGCTCGTCGGCGGCGTCGGCTTCGTGTCGGTGCTGGCGGTGGAGCCTGCGCAGCCGTTGCTGATGTGCGCGAGCTATCTGGTGGCGGCCTGCGGAATGGGCGCGGCGTTCCCGGCGGTCGCGGCGCTCGCGAGCACGCGGGTCGAGCCGCACGAGCAGGGCGCGTGCGCGGGCGCGATGTCGGTCGCGCAGGGGCTCAGCATGGTGGTGGCGCCGCTCGTCGGCAACGGGCTCTACGAACTGCATCCGGCCGCGCCGTTCGCGGCGATCGGGGTGGTGCTGGCGGGGGTGTTTGTCGGGACGTGGAGGGGGCGTAGCGCAGCGCGTCGATGAGAAACGAAAGCGCCCGCTTGTGCGGGCGCTTTGCTTCCTGGGCGCAGAAATGAGAAAGGCCGGCATATAGCCGGCCTTTCAAAAAAACAGATGGTGCCCAGGAGAGGACTCGGTCACACGGGCGCGACCCCGGCCGCGCTTGCAAGCGCAGCCCTTCGAGTCCTCGCGCAAAGCGCGCAGGCGCTTTGCTTCCTGGGCGCAGAAATGAAAAAAGGTCAGCTTGCGCTGACCTTTTTTGAAATCAAATGGTGCCCAGGAGAGGACTCGAACCTCCACGGTGTTGCCACCGCTAGGACCTGAACCTAGTGCGTCTACCAATTCCGCCACCTGGGCACGTTTCGCTTGGTGCTGCATCGCGAAAGAAGGCAATTATAGCGTGTCCGGAAGGCATGTCAACAGTTTTTTGCTGTCGATGGTCGGCGGCGTTCAGGCACCGGGCGCCGTATCAATCCGACGTCGCATTGAACACGTCACCGCCGAACGTCTGCAACCCGTTCGCATTCGCGAAGCCCAGATGCGGCACCCCCAGCAGATCCTCGACGCTGCGCAGCAGCGCATAGTGGTTGTACGGCGTGTTGCTGACCGTACCGGGCCTGATCGACGGCGACAGCAGCACCGCGCCGGTCCGGCCGCCGCCCGGGCCGAGAATGCCCGGCAGCAGCGCATTCGGTCCGGGCGTCTCGCCGCAGCACGCGCTGGTGTCGCTGGTGCCGGCCTCGTCGAACGTGATGACGATCAGGCCGTCCTGCTGGTACGCGGGCGAGTTCATGATCTTCGGAATCAGCGTCTGCAGGAACTGGTCGACCGACGCGAGGCCGCCCGCGCTGCCGTCCGCGCACGGGCTGTCGTGGCCGTCATGGCACAGGTTCGGCGTGATGAACGCGTAGCTCGGTGTCGTCGACACGCTCTGCAGGTCCGCGTCGAGCTGCGACAGGTTGACGACGTGACTGCCGCAGCCGGCCGGATCGTCGATCACGGCGTGGAAGTACATGAACGGATCGTGGCGCACGGCGTAGTTGTCCGTGGCCGTCGCCTTCTGCGTCGTGTCCTGCGCGTTCAGCGCCGGATGCGCGCAGACCGTGCCGCCGTCGCGTGCCGGGTCGTTGCCCATGTCTTCCATGTAGCCCTTCCACGCGAGTCCCGCGGCCTGCAGCTGGTTGCCGATCGTGAACACGTTGGGCGGCAGCACGCAGCCGAGGCCGGCGACTTGCCCGTTGCCGTCGAGCGCGGTGCTGCCGAGCCAGTCCGTATAGAACTGGCAGTCGGCTTGCGTTTGCGGATTCGGCGCTTGCCCGCTCACCATCGCAATGTAGTTGTCGAGGCTGTTGTGGCCGATCCCGTAGTACTGCGTGAGCAGCGCGCCCTGCGCGGGCAGCGTGCGGGCGAGGTAGGGCGCGGCGGAAGTCGGCCCGAAGGTCGTGTCGTAGCCTTCGTTTTCGAGCGCGACGATGAAGATGTGCTTCGGCGGTTTCGGCGCGCCCGCGCGGTCGCCGGCGAGTGCGCTCGCCGAAGGGGACGCGTCCGGGCCGTTGCCGGAGCATGCGGCGAGCAGCAGCGCGGCGAACACGAACAGCGCGCGCGTGATGAAGATGCGGAGATTCATGATGGAACGCTCGGTGCGAGTGAGGCGGCAGGCCGTCAAGGTTTGGGAAAGCCGAGCGACGCGGCCAGCGTCGCGAGCTGGTCGATGCCGGGAATGCCGCTCGTGACGGCGCCCAGGCAGGCGCCGCCGAACGGCCCGGGCGGCACGTCGAACAGCGGCCCGCTCGTATCGAGTGGCGACGTGAAGTCGAGCGCGTACGCGAGGTTGTTCGTATCGCTCGCGGTGCTGCGCACGCCGAGCGGGTCGAGCCCGAAGCGCCACATCAGGAATTGGTGGATCGAGCTCGGATCGAATGCCCAACTGCTGATCGCGCCGCGTTTCGCACGCGGCCCGATCAGCACGAGCGGCACGCGAAAGCCGAGCAAGCCGTCGTTGCCGAGCTCGGATTCGGCGTACGAGACCGGCCGCTTGAACGGCGGCACGTGATCGAAGAAGCCGCCCCACTCGTCGTAGGTCACGATCAGCAGCGTGCGGCTCCATGCGGGGCTCGTGCGAACCGCCGTGTAGATCGTGTCGAGGAAGGCCTGGCCGTTGCGGATGTCGGACACCGGGTGGTCGTCGCCGGACAGGCCCTGCGATTCGCCGGCGAAGCGCGGATCGATCATCGAGAACGCGGGCAGCGCGCCTGCGGCCGCTTCCGCCAGAAATGCGGCGAACGGCTGGGAATTGCCGAGGTTGCGCGCGCCGTAGAGCGCGGTGAACGGCACGTCGCTGTAGTAGTACGTCGACGGAATGCCTTTCGCGTTGAAGCGGTCGAAGATCGTCGGGAGCTGGCAGATCGTGGAATCGTTGACGAGCCGGTCCGTTTCGCCGGACATCAGGTAGAGGCGGTTCGGATAGGTCTCCGCGAGAATCCCGCAGTGATAGCTGTCGCAGATCGTCCAGTTCTGCGCGCAACCGGCGAAGAA encodes:
- a CDS encoding alkaline phosphatase family protein; this translates as MNLRIFITRALFVFAALLLAACSGNGPDASPSASALAGDRAGAPKPPKHIFIVALENEGYDTTFGPTSAAPYLARTLPAQGALLTQYYGIGHNSLDNYIAMVSGQAPNPQTQADCQFYTDWLGSTALDGNGQVAGLGCVLPPNVFTIGNQLQAAGLAWKGYMEDMGNDPARDGGTVCAHPALNAQDTTQKATATDNYAVRHDPFMYFHAVIDDPAGCGSHVVNLSQLDADLQSVSTTPSYAFITPNLCHDGHDSPCADGSAGGLASVDQFLQTLIPKIMNSPAYQQDGLIVITFDEAGTSDTSACCGETPGPNALLPGILGPGGGRTGAVLLSPSIRPGTVSNTPYNHYALLRSVEDLLGVPHLGFANANGLQTFGGDVFNATSD
- a CDS encoding isochorismatase family protein, which encodes MAIPKIPSYPMPAELPANRVTWGFEPQRAALLVHDMQDYFLDFYDRDAAPVPALLANVRRLIDFAHATGMPVCYTAQSAAQTPEQRALLTDMWGPGLTAHPSREAICDALAPAPGDTVLDKWRYSAFQRSNLDILLKEQGRDQLVICGIYAHIGCLMTACDAFMRDVRPFFVADALADFSEREHRMALDYVAGRCGKVATTGELVGAAAGDGASPTLADIADQVARSLRVPAADLRAGDNLLDCGLDSVRMMMLVETWRSAGHDVTFVQLAEQPTLDAWTRLLQRTAQVAA
- a CDS encoding DUF2218 domain-containing protein; its protein translation is MTARPIPDAQPAPFVSTAELSLPQADRVLFKLCKHYAIKVPVVFDEHRATVDFPYGVCRMARADDVLSLRCEADAADKLEQIQYVMDEHLALMSRNPQLVVAWRRA
- a CDS encoding MFS transporter; translated protein: MSTTSAEPLQAPADAGPRYLPLLLANLAMVAGTYAFVAIAGPLARRMNLEPLHIGAVIASVGLVWIAAAPRWGRAADARGRLPAMRASIVGFVASFLLLAGYVGWALHRDGAIMPPVWASFVALLATRAAMGGCYAGLPVAATAWIADRTATTGRAAALARFGAAGAVGMVIAPPLAGWLAGYDMTLALALFALLPLAGLPGLRRLRDDAPRLARHAPARLKPTDPRLRLPWWSAFALYSVVMIANSALGFYVIDRLQVGARDASAVVGYALGSAGVGLIAMQSLVGRLRRVAPRQWLRWGALVGGVGFVSVLAVEPAQPLLMCASYLVAACGMGAAFPAVAALASTRVEPHEQGACAGAMSVAQGLSMVVAPLVGNGLYELHPAAPFAAIGVVLAGVFVGTWRGRSAARR
- a CDS encoding alkaline phosphatase family protein, with translation MSRFNRPFSPHRRRLLQGGVALTATATLGACGGTSDGSSTAAASALAAQSAARPTLPLPSTTGIDHVVLVVMENRSFDHYLGWVPGANGRQAGLQFKDAFGQTQSSFPLATTPGYGYQACSKADPDHSYDGGRIQLDGGKMDGWLMTPDTSKTQGDLFPIGYYTAADLPFFAGCAQNWTICDSYHCGILAETYPNRLYLMSGETDRLVNDSTICQLPTIFDRFNAKGIPSTYYYSDVPFTALYGARNLGNSQPFAAFLAEAAAGALPAFSMIDPRFAGESQGLSGDDHPVSDIRNGQAFLDTIYTAVRTSPAWSRTLLIVTYDEWGGFFDHVPPFKRPVSYAESELGNDGLLGFRVPLVLIGPRAKRGAISSWAFDPSSIHQFLMWRFGLDPLGVRSTASDTNNLAYALDFTSPLDTSGPLFDVPPGPFGGACLGAVTSGIPGIDQLATLAASLGFPKP
- a CDS encoding non-ribosomal peptide synthetase, coding for MANPLMELEDRPMRATSAQYGIWVAQQVDPDDPGYLTAETIELDGPLDVAALTDSVETVLDHADALHMRFAWRDDALWQRRLPPCARLPLVDFSSEPDPAQAARAWMRASLSICCDVTADPLYRTALLRLSPTRHWWYLQVHHIALDGFGYSLLQQAVAARYNARGALAAPPALPDWRVDRVVDAEARYRATGGFDADRAFWRAHLRDVPAPLVLAPQQAVGADALRETLTLDGTRVHALREAAERLDVDWNAWLLCAIGVWLAKQGGQRDLTLGLPVMNRLGTPALGVPCMAMNIVPFCVHVDADRSPRALAAETAGRLRAIRPHLYYRYGWIRGDLGLLERNAFLFNQAVNVMPFERQVAFDGLASDTCAVSGGPVKDLNVTVAVRAGAWHVTLEGNPNAYDATRLTAYARSLADWLDAFAGHAPDAPVAPLLGDLPPPSILRGAPLAGPFPDVLALVARIEQEAPTRTAIEAGAQRIDYRTLLADVDALAAALAAHGVTRGCRVALAAPRAPDVIAAMLAVLQAGAVLVPVDPDGPPQRTAAMLADAAPALVITRGAYRACAGSLPTLDLDAHRAPVSRSACDVAPCADAHQPAYLLYTSGSTGRPNGVLVGRGALAQFVASTRERYRVGPGDKVLQFAPLHFDASFEEIFVTLCSGATLVLRDDAMLDSVDAFAAEVERRGITVLDLPTAYWHVLAHALDARHAQQLRKVRLTIIGGEAALPERIRRWRARLPDQTLLNTYGPTEATIIATAACVGGPGAVWQDGEPVPIGTPRAGVDARIVDARGYPVAAGCSGELVLSGDALALAYLDNPALTEERFVMLPGSGVRAYRTGDLATLRDGRLCFDGRIDHQVKISGVRIDPREIEDWLLRSPDVREAAVVALRSDAGATTLAAFVAGTDDIAALRARLADALPAAAIPDVWRVLDGLPRNANGKTDRNALLRLAAQRDAAPDDEPQAGELERRVMRIWREVLGEIALTPASNFFDVGGKSLQAIQASARLAAELERDVPVSMLFRHATVGALAAALQTPLAYRPRTAHDAFAPHLAIHAGRDGGPRLICLHPADGLAWSYLRLAAHLPDVALDGLQLSVEDTRRAADFDALVATYVQRVRALQPDGPYHLLGWSLGGALAHAVAATLARDGHAVGLLALMDSYPASAWETQPQPTPGDALRILLTVNGDFDTADLPDDALRQRLLRANSPFAALGAVGLEAFVDATLRQMRLFRAASTPRYDGALLLFNAARKRPGLPVPDSWRAHLAADALTCVALDCSHDGMSDPEPMAAIGAALAEWLASATAAGSF
- a CDS encoding 2,3-dihydro-2,3-dihydroxybenzoate dehydrogenase → MTFPGTVAVVSGAAQGIGAAVARALAARGIEVAAFDVDGDALARHAADGAADSAPFSARIHPFTVDVADAAAVHDAVARVEETVGPIGMLANVAGVLRLAAATSLSDADWAHCFAVNTHGVFHLSRAVAQRMVARRAGSIVTVGSNAALVPRMQMAAYAASKAAAHQFTRCLGLELAGHGIRCNIVAPGSTDTPMQRQLWDGPAGPAGVIAGALDTYRTGIPLGRIAAPDDVAETVLFLLSDASRHVTLHSLCVDGGATLGV
- a CDS encoding 3-deoxy-7-phosphoheptulonate synthase codes for the protein MKQISVEIEQGAAGTFAEPPRDERLCVGMRLPAPDALRRDLPASVAARATVAAGRRQLRAILERRDARRIVVVGPCSIHDPQAALDYARRLARLAHAVRDAFCVVMRVYFEKPRTTIGWKGLINDPGLDGSHRVLDGLHAARRLLVDINALGLPAAIEALDVVTPHYLCDLVSWAAIGARTTESQVHRELASGLAMPVGFKNGTDGQVDVAAHAMLASMRPHTFIGIDGAGGPALLHSGGNPHAHLVLRGGRHGPNYDAASVAVAVEALRAQRLPPNVLIDCSHANCGKQADRQLAVLDDVVEQMCAGSDAIRGVMLESFLEAGAQPLGGPLRYGCSITDPCLGWDATEDALLRARSRWLARDGRAG